From Domibacillus sp. DTU_2020_1001157_1_SI_ALB_TIR_016, a single genomic window includes:
- the murJ gene encoding murein biosynthesis integral membrane protein MurJ: MSLKKTALWLALFALIVKLSGFVRESIMAYKFGVSSQTDGYLLAFSFITLAIAMIAGGFNNVFLPMYVKNRQANPERTDRTASAIMNVTFLLFILISILGYLFAPWFVPLIYGNMTEATAETAISITRFFFVFMSFIALTSILDSYLQGRRIFVPSQVAKLLQTVFGVSFALLFADQWGIASLAYGFMAGTILGIFVQFYYLFRTDYRWKPALSGDKEFQHSFLVLLAPAILSSVVGQINVFVNKSFASGIGEGPVTYLNNAQLLSSIPHTIYATTIAVIIFTLLAEQIDDRPRFQNTFFSGMQISLLTLAPIAAGLWVVGEPVLSFIFERGKFTSADTHQTYVALVYYLPTIVTQGMQYIVAKALYAQGKTKTVFRISVFTIAINALLNWLFIGPFGYPGLALTTSIVSLYYLTTCTVFVYKDFDKSEPARLIGLLIRTAVVTAFMAVPLYFVRPFIEDLYSLWQLVILVPIGAALYMAGLFLFYKEGFRKLLSLVKRNKGALS; this comes from the coding sequence ATGTCTTTGAAAAAAACAGCGCTGTGGCTTGCCCTTTTTGCGCTTATTGTCAAGCTGTCCGGATTTGTGCGTGAAAGTATTATGGCGTACAAATTCGGTGTCAGCAGCCAAACCGATGGTTACTTGCTTGCATTCTCTTTTATTACACTGGCGATTGCCATGATTGCCGGAGGGTTTAACAATGTGTTCCTGCCGATGTATGTGAAAAACAGGCAGGCCAATCCAGAACGCACGGACCGGACGGCGAGTGCCATTATGAATGTCACGTTTCTTCTATTTATATTGATCTCTATTCTGGGCTACTTGTTTGCGCCCTGGTTCGTGCCGCTTATTTATGGAAACATGACCGAAGCAACAGCGGAAACAGCCATTTCGATCACGCGGTTTTTCTTTGTATTTATGTCTTTTATCGCGTTGACGAGTATTTTAGATTCCTATTTACAGGGACGGCGTATTTTTGTTCCATCACAGGTGGCAAAGCTGCTGCAGACCGTCTTTGGGGTTTCATTCGCACTTCTTTTTGCCGATCAGTGGGGCATTGCCAGCCTTGCATACGGCTTTATGGCCGGAACCATTTTGGGTATTTTCGTTCAATTTTATTATTTATTTCGAACCGATTATCGGTGGAAGCCGGCACTGTCCGGAGACAAAGAATTTCAGCATTCCTTTCTTGTGCTGCTCGCACCGGCCATTCTCAGCTCGGTTGTCGGACAGATCAACGTGTTTGTGAATAAAAGCTTTGCTTCCGGCATTGGGGAAGGCCCGGTTACGTATTTGAACAATGCCCAGCTGCTTTCCTCGATTCCGCATACGATTTATGCCACAACGATTGCAGTGATTATCTTTACGCTGCTGGCTGAACAGATTGATGACCGTCCGCGGTTTCAAAACACGTTTTTCAGCGGCATGCAAATTTCATTGCTCACGCTGGCGCCTATTGCGGCTGGTCTTTGGGTTGTAGGGGAGCCGGTGCTGTCTTTTATTTTTGAACGGGGGAAATTCACCTCAGCAGATACACATCAGACATACGTGGCGCTTGTGTATTATTTGCCGACGATTGTGACGCAGGGGATGCAGTATATTGTGGCCAAAGCGTTGTATGCACAGGGGAAAACAAAAACCGTTTTTCGTATCAGTGTATTTACCATTGCGATTAACGCTCTGCTCAATTGGCTGTTTATCGGGCCGTTCGGCTATCCGGGTCTGGCACTGACCACCTCTATTGTGTCTCTTTATTACTTAACAACCTGTACCGTATTTGTATATAAAGATTTTGATAAGTCAGAGCCTGCCCGCCTGATCGGTCTGTTAATTCGGACAGCTGTTGTAACGGCATTTATGGCTGTGCCGCTTTATTTCGTTCGCCCGTTTATTGAAGATTTGTACTCTCTCTGGCAGCTGGTGATTCTTGTCCCGATTGGTGCTGCCCTTTATATGGCCGGGCTGTTTCTTTTTTACAAGGAAGGATTCCGGAAGCTGCTTAGCCTGGTGAAACGAAACAAAGGAGCGCTGTCGTGA
- the gndA gene encoding NADP-dependent phosphogluconate dehydrogenase produces the protein MTKQQIGVIGLAVMGKNLALNIESRGYSVAVFNRSADKTTAFLQEEAQGKNFKGAYSVEEFVNSLEKPRKILLMVKAGAATDATIDSLKPYLDKGDIIIDGGNTFFQDTVRRNKELAGLGFNFVGTGVSGGEEGALKGPSIMPGGQREAFELVRPIFEAIAAKVDGEACTTYIGPDGAGHYVKMVHNGIEYGDMQLISEAYFILKHVIGLSTEELADTFAEWNKGELDSYLIEITADIFTKKDDETGKALVDVILDAAGQKGTGKWTSQNALDLGVPLPIITESVFARFISALKEERVEASKQLSGPSPKEVDSDQKKELIEAVRQALYMSKICSYAQGFAQMKAASEEYDWNLRYGDIAMIFRGGCIIRAQFLQKIKEAFDRNAELPNLLLDEYFKDIVQNYQTSLRKVVSLAIETGIPVPSFASAVAYYDSYRTETLPANLIQAQRDYFGAHTYKRIDKEGTFHTEWMK, from the coding sequence ATGACAAAACAGCAAATTGGCGTAATCGGTCTTGCCGTAATGGGTAAAAACCTGGCGCTTAATATCGAAAGCAGAGGCTACTCAGTAGCAGTATTTAACCGTTCTGCAGATAAAACGACCGCTTTCCTTCAGGAAGAAGCACAAGGCAAAAACTTCAAAGGCGCATACAGCGTAGAAGAATTTGTAAACTCACTTGAAAAACCGCGCAAAATTTTGCTCATGGTAAAAGCAGGTGCAGCAACAGATGCAACGATTGATTCTTTGAAGCCATACCTGGACAAAGGAGATATCATCATCGACGGCGGAAACACGTTCTTCCAGGACACTGTACGCCGCAACAAAGAGCTTGCCGGCCTTGGCTTTAACTTTGTCGGCACAGGCGTATCCGGCGGTGAAGAAGGAGCACTAAAAGGGCCTTCTATCATGCCAGGCGGACAGCGTGAAGCATTTGAACTTGTTCGTCCAATCTTTGAAGCGATCGCAGCAAAAGTAGACGGCGAAGCATGTACTACATACATCGGTCCAGACGGTGCCGGCCATTATGTAAAAATGGTGCACAACGGTATCGAGTACGGCGATATGCAGCTGATCTCAGAAGCATACTTTATCTTGAAGCATGTGATCGGCTTGTCAACAGAAGAGCTTGCTGACACATTTGCCGAGTGGAACAAAGGCGAGCTTGACAGCTACCTGATCGAAATCACAGCGGACATCTTCACGAAGAAAGATGACGAAACAGGCAAGGCGCTTGTAGACGTGATTTTAGACGCAGCCGGCCAAAAAGGAACAGGCAAATGGACGAGCCAAAACGCGCTTGACCTTGGCGTTCCGCTTCCAATCATCACAGAATCTGTTTTCGCACGCTTTATTTCTGCTCTTAAAGAAGAGCGCGTAGAAGCAAGCAAGCAATTAAGCGGCCCTTCTCCGAAAGAAGTAGATTCAGATCAAAAGAAAGAATTGATCGAAGCTGTCCGCCAGGCGCTTTACATGAGCAAAATCTGTTCATACGCACAAGGCTTTGCACAAATGAAAGCTGCATCAGAAGAGTACGACTGGAACCTTCGTTACGGCGACATCGCGATGATCTTCCGCGGCGGCTGCATCATCCGTGCGCAGTTCCTTCAAAAAATCAAAGAAGCATTCGACCGCAACGCAGAGCTTCCAAACCTGCTGTTGGACGAATACTTCAAAGATATCGTTCAAAATTACCAAACGTCGCTTCGTAAAGTTGTATCTCTTGCGATCGAGACCGGCATTCCGGTTCCATCTTTCGCGAGTGCTGTGGCATACTATGACAGCTACCGTACAGAAACACTGCCTGCGAACTTGATTCAAGCGCAGCGTGACTACTTCGGTGCGCATACGTACAAGCGTATTGACAAAGAAGGTACCTTCCACACTGAGTGGATGAAATAA
- a CDS encoding nuclease-related domain-containing protein: protein MDEIRIIVQPGTSPWLFFCGSARLGPENKNMDTVVITQQMIFILDAKHFSGRLVFDRLTRQLRRGNVTYDDPITQVLRHKRGLEQWLDQPIPIMAAVVLTHPNVRIEITPPDAFDHSLILYAQEISAKVHEFFRANKPF, encoded by the coding sequence GTGGATGAAATAAGAATAATCGTACAGCCAGGGACGAGTCCCTGGCTGTTTTTTTGTGGGTCGGCTCGGCTTGGGCCGGAAAATAAAAATATGGATACCGTCGTGATTACGCAGCAGATGATCTTCATTTTAGACGCCAAGCATTTTAGCGGCCGCCTTGTTTTCGACCGGTTAACGAGGCAGCTGAGAAGAGGAAATGTCACCTATGATGACCCCATTACGCAGGTGCTTCGCCACAAGCGCGGGCTGGAACAGTGGCTGGATCAGCCCATCCCTATTATGGCTGCGGTCGTTCTAACCCATCCAAACGTCCGCATAGAAATCACTCCTCCGGATGCCTTTGATCATTCCCTTATCCTCTATGCACAGGAAATCTCCGCAAAAGTTCATGAATTCTTCAGGGCAAACAAACCATTTTAG
- a CDS encoding glycosyltransferase family 4 protein, translated as MKILLATSYDYPHLGGLSTHMATLKIGLEARGHEVDTLSFSDVPKWKRDFIARGPSFLLNKASLGAGYVWTLERRQAFLEEMLKRPDCPKYDIVNAQDVFATRASINAGLPTVTTVHGYLTYEGISKGSVAEGSKHADKLMEVEREGYRKTRAVITVDTRIKNYVKKEAGIDGTAIRNFINVDDFKPDSENKATYRQKHGVDATAPVFFVPRRLTKKNGVIYPILSFPPVLEKYPNAQLIFAGTGEAMDEMKRLIAERGIEKNVHLLGAVDHSVIKEYYALADVVLVPSVFSAGVEEATSISALEAMGSGSPLIACAVGGLKEIVNHGVDGLLVEEKNVEELSDAMIELLDHPEKGAQYAAAARKKIEDEYSHTAAAEKYESIYKASL; from the coding sequence GTGAAAATTTTACTTGCTACTTCGTATGATTACCCGCATCTTGGCGGATTGTCGACGCATATGGCGACATTGAAAATTGGTCTTGAAGCACGCGGCCATGAGGTTGATACGCTGTCTTTCAGCGATGTGCCGAAATGGAAGCGTGACTTTATCGCACGCGGCCCATCGTTTCTTTTAAACAAAGCATCTCTTGGTGCCGGTTATGTGTGGACGCTGGAGCGTCGCCAGGCTTTTCTAGAAGAAATGCTGAAGCGCCCGGACTGCCCAAAGTATGATATCGTCAATGCGCAGGATGTATTCGCGACACGCGCTTCTATCAATGCAGGCTTACCGACCGTTACAACCGTTCACGGCTACTTAACGTATGAAGGGATTTCCAAAGGTTCGGTCGCAGAAGGCTCGAAGCATGCGGACAAGCTGATGGAAGTCGAACGCGAAGGCTACCGGAAAACACGCGCAGTCATTACCGTAGATACTCGCATTAAAAATTACGTGAAAAAAGAAGCCGGCATTGATGGAACAGCGATCCGCAACTTCATTAATGTCGATGACTTTAAACCGGATTCTGAGAACAAAGCGACTTACCGCCAGAAGCACGGCGTCGATGCAACAGCGCCTGTTTTCTTCGTACCGCGCCGCTTAACAAAGAAAAACGGTGTAATTTATCCGATTCTTTCGTTCCCGCCGGTACTGGAGAAATACCCGAACGCTCAGCTGATTTTTGCCGGAACCGGTGAAGCGATGGACGAAATGAAGCGCCTGATCGCAGAACGCGGCATTGAGAAAAACGTGCACTTACTCGGTGCCGTCGATCACAGTGTCATTAAAGAATATTACGCACTGGCTGATGTGGTGCTTGTACCGAGCGTATTCTCGGCCGGTGTAGAAGAAGCCACTTCGATTTCCGCTCTTGAAGCGATGGGCTCCGGCTCACCATTGATCGCCTGCGCGGTCGGCGGATTAAAAGAAATCGTGAACCACGGCGTAGACGGACTTCTAGTTGAAGAGAAAAACGTTGAGGAATTATCCGATGCGATGATTGAATTGCTGGATCATCCGGAAAAAGGCGCTCAGTATGCAGCGGCTGCCCGGAAAAAAATTGAAGATGAGTATTCGCATACGGCAGCTGCCGAGAAATACGAGTCGATTTATAAAGCTTCCCTTTAA
- the csaB gene encoding polysaccharide pyruvyl transferase CsaB yields MKIVISGFYGLGNTGDEAILKSIVDNLRTELDNPDITVFSLSPDKTAKEHNVKSFYRGWRHDNKEKVKALRKADLLISGGGGLLQDSYPTKFLFGPLPYYLLIVFLAKLCGAKVMFFSQGIGPVTSTWGKILMKVFANMADFVTVRDQYSKDYLHSLGVNRPESVVTADIVFAFQSKEEDIAYNTLPLKGDEKIVAVTVRPWFDHPDYIEKMAYVLDELIERRGVTPVFVPMEGKYDVPASEDVMAKMKHADKTMMLGSHFSPEEFLNFIRRSDLTFGLRLHALIFAALSNVPHLGLSYDKKVESFLKRSGMWDYSFRLGEIDQEKMLENALYLLDHKKEAQAVIAPNVVELRREALRNLDLLKEKFGSKRRS; encoded by the coding sequence TTGAAAATTGTGATTTCCGGCTTCTACGGTCTTGGCAACACAGGCGATGAAGCGATTTTAAAGTCGATTGTCGATAATCTGCGTACAGAGCTCGACAATCCCGATATTACGGTGTTTTCCCTGTCACCCGACAAAACAGCGAAAGAGCATAACGTAAAGTCCTTTTACCGTGGCTGGCGTCATGACAATAAAGAAAAAGTAAAAGCGCTCCGTAAAGCCGATCTGCTCATTTCCGGCGGCGGCGGTCTGCTTCAGGATTCGTATCCGACGAAGTTTTTATTCGGCCCGCTTCCTTATTATTTGCTGATTGTCTTTTTGGCTAAACTCTGCGGGGCAAAAGTCATGTTTTTCTCCCAGGGTATTGGACCGGTTACCTCAACATGGGGCAAAATTTTAATGAAGGTATTCGCGAACATGGCGGACTTTGTAACGGTGCGTGACCAGTATTCAAAAGATTACCTTCATTCATTAGGCGTTAACCGCCCGGAATCTGTTGTGACGGCTGATATCGTATTTGCATTTCAATCGAAGGAAGAAGATATTGCGTACAACACTCTTCCATTAAAAGGTGACGAGAAAATTGTAGCCGTGACGGTGCGTCCTTGGTTTGACCACCCGGACTACATTGAAAAAATGGCTTATGTGCTCGATGAACTGATTGAACGCCGTGGCGTTACGCCGGTATTCGTGCCGATGGAAGGAAAATACGATGTGCCGGCTTCTGAAGATGTCATGGCTAAAATGAAGCATGCGGATAAAACGATGATGCTTGGTTCTCATTTTTCGCCAGAGGAATTTTTAAACTTTATCCGCCGTTCGGATTTAACGTTCGGCCTGCGTTTGCACGCGCTTATTTTCGCTGCGCTGTCAAACGTGCCGCACCTTGGCCTCAGCTATGATAAAAAAGTGGAAAGCTTCCTGAAGCGCTCCGGCATGTGGGATTACTCATTCCGCCTTGGCGAAATCGATCAGGAAAAAATGCTCGAAAACGCGCTGTACTTGCTTGACCATAAAAAAGAGGCACAGGCGGTTATCGCGCCAAACGTAGTCGAGCTTCGCCGCGAAGCGTTACGGAATTTAGACTTGTTAAAAGAAAAGTTCGGATCTAAAAGGAGATCATAA
- a CDS encoding WecB/TagA/CpsF family glycosyltransferase — MKETYLGVDVSPLTYDQIIASLRERMEKQQQSTIIAVNPEKVIAANQNDQVKQLINSSTFQIADGVGILLASKLKGGRITSRVTGVDMMARLLRFAAEEGHPVYFYGAKEEVVTKAIENIKKTNPGLVVAGYTNGYEKNEEALVRRIHESGARLLFVALGSPKQELWIQRNMPNLPNVLVFQGVGGSFDVFSGMVKRAPAAFRKAGLEWLYRLGSDPKRIKRQMNLPRFLVRVLITKGR, encoded by the coding sequence ATGAAGGAAACATATCTTGGCGTGGATGTCTCGCCTTTAACATATGACCAAATTATCGCATCCCTCCGCGAGCGTATGGAGAAGCAGCAGCAGTCGACGATTATCGCGGTCAATCCGGAAAAAGTGATTGCCGCAAATCAAAACGACCAGGTAAAGCAGCTGATCAATTCGTCCACGTTTCAAATTGCGGACGGCGTCGGCATTCTTCTTGCGTCTAAATTAAAGGGAGGGCGCATCACATCGCGGGTAACCGGTGTGGACATGATGGCCCGCCTGCTTCGCTTTGCCGCAGAAGAAGGGCATCCGGTTTATTTTTACGGAGCGAAGGAAGAAGTTGTCACAAAAGCGATCGAAAATATAAAGAAAACAAATCCGGGACTTGTCGTTGCGGGATACACGAACGGCTATGAAAAGAATGAAGAAGCACTGGTGCGCCGCATTCACGAAAGCGGTGCGCGCCTGCTGTTTGTGGCACTTGGCAGCCCGAAGCAGGAGCTGTGGATTCAGCGCAATATGCCAAACCTGCCGAATGTTCTTGTGTTTCAAGGCGTTGGCGGAAGCTTTGACGTGTTCTCGGGAATGGTTAAGCGTGCACCTGCCGCATTCCGCAAAGCAGGGCTTGAATGGCTGTACCGTCTCGGCTCTGATCCGAAACGAATCAAACGCCAAATGAATTTACCGCGCTTTTTAGTGCGCGTGTTAATAACTAAAGGGAGATAA
- a CDS encoding nucleotide sugar dehydrogenase, giving the protein MKKSICVVGLGYIGLPTAVMFANHGHTVYGVDVNEKAVNMINEKQLHIEENGLQERLEKAIDAGLFSASTKPRKADVFIIAVPSPIMPDKTANLEYVREATASVVPYLEKGNLVILESTVPPRTVQDVMIPELVKSGLEIGTELFVSHSPERVIPGRVFEELVSNDRIIGGYTAESAHQTKELYKSFVKGQMHETDATTAELVKVMENTYRDINIAFANELAKLAETLGVNIWEAIKLANYHPRVNVHEPGPGVGGHCIAVDPWFLVELAPETAQMIHLARKTNDGMPGYTAQMTASILDAKGIKDPKVAVFGLAFKGNIDDMRESPSVDVIEAMRERGIELSAYDPHIKENNIPEQVQSQEEALQDASAILILTNHNKFKEIYPTTLSNMKNKIVIDTKNCIDRATWESAGFDVYVLGDSKN; this is encoded by the coding sequence ATGAAAAAATCAATCTGTGTTGTCGGCCTTGGCTACATTGGGCTTCCGACAGCGGTTATGTTTGCGAACCACGGCCATACGGTTTATGGCGTAGATGTAAATGAAAAAGCAGTCAATATGATTAACGAAAAGCAATTGCATATTGAAGAAAACGGCTTGCAGGAGCGTCTGGAAAAAGCGATCGATGCAGGCTTGTTCTCGGCTTCTACAAAGCCGCGCAAAGCAGACGTGTTTATCATTGCCGTACCATCTCCAATTATGCCGGACAAAACGGCGAACCTGGAATACGTACGCGAAGCGACCGCTTCTGTTGTGCCATATCTTGAAAAAGGCAACCTGGTGATTTTGGAATCAACGGTTCCGCCTCGTACGGTGCAGGATGTGATGATACCGGAGCTTGTGAAGTCAGGCCTTGAGATCGGCACAGAATTGTTTGTTTCTCACTCACCGGAACGCGTTATCCCTGGCCGCGTGTTTGAAGAGCTTGTGTCAAATGACCGGATCATCGGCGGCTACACGGCGGAATCGGCTCACCAGACAAAAGAGCTGTACAAATCGTTTGTAAAAGGGCAGATGCACGAAACCGATGCTACAACGGCAGAGCTTGTAAAAGTCATGGAAAACACATACCGTGATATTAACATTGCTTTTGCGAACGAGCTGGCAAAACTGGCAGAGACTCTTGGCGTGAACATTTGGGAAGCGATTAAGCTTGCCAACTACCACCCGCGTGTAAACGTGCATGAGCCAGGTCCTGGTGTCGGCGGTCACTGCATCGCGGTTGATCCATGGTTCTTAGTCGAGCTTGCGCCGGAAACCGCACAAATGATTCACCTTGCGCGTAAGACAAACGACGGCATGCCAGGCTACACAGCTCAAATGACAGCGAGCATTTTAGATGCAAAAGGTATTAAAGATCCGAAAGTAGCGGTATTTGGCCTTGCCTTCAAAGGCAACATTGACGATATGCGCGAAAGCCCGTCAGTGGATGTGATTGAAGCAATGCGCGAACGCGGCATCGAGCTGAGCGCCTATGATCCGCATATTAAAGAAAACAATATTCCAGAACAGGTGCAGTCGCAGGAAGAAGCACTGCAGGATGCATCGGCGATCTTAATCCTGACCAACCATAATAAATTTAAAGAGATTTACCCGACAACACTTTCGAATATGAAAAACAAAATCGTCATCGACACGAAAAACTGCATTGACCGCGCGACGTGGGAATCGGCTGGCTTTGACGTGTACGTGCTCGGCGATTCGAAAAACTAA
- the galU gene encoding UTP--glucose-1-phosphate uridylyltransferase GalU encodes MKKVRKAIIPAAGLGTRFLPATKAMPKEMLPIVDKPTIQYIVDEAIASGIEDIIIVTGKDKRAIEDHFDSAPLLEHKLEEKQKFELLQEVKDSGKVDIHYIRQKAPLGLGHAVWTARKFIGDEPFAVLLGDDIVQADQPCLGQMIEQYEETGSSVIGVMEVPPSETHRYGIIDPSEQVGRRYKVNKFVEKPKQGTAPSNMAIIGRYVFTPEIFNYLSELEIGAGGEIQLTDAIEKLNTIQSVYGYEIDGNRYDVGEKQGFVETTIEFALQRPDLREGLLDYMEQKLREYRK; translated from the coding sequence ATGAAAAAAGTACGCAAAGCCATTATTCCGGCAGCGGGGCTCGGCACCCGCTTCCTGCCGGCAACCAAAGCGATGCCGAAAGAAATGCTGCCGATTGTCGACAAGCCGACGATTCAATATATCGTCGATGAAGCAATTGCATCCGGCATTGAAGATATTATTATCGTAACCGGCAAAGACAAGCGTGCCATCGAAGATCATTTCGACTCCGCGCCGCTTCTCGAGCACAAGCTGGAAGAAAAGCAAAAGTTCGAGCTGCTGCAGGAAGTAAAGGACTCCGGCAAAGTCGATATTCACTACATCCGCCAAAAAGCGCCGCTTGGCCTTGGCCATGCCGTCTGGACGGCACGCAAGTTTATCGGTGACGAGCCGTTTGCTGTGCTGTTAGGGGATGATATCGTCCAGGCGGACCAACCGTGCCTCGGGCAGATGATCGAGCAGTACGAAGAAACCGGCTCATCTGTGATTGGCGTGATGGAAGTGCCGCCGTCTGAAACGCACCGCTACGGCATTATCGACCCGTCTGAACAGGTTGGCCGCCGTTATAAAGTAAACAAGTTTGTGGAAAAGCCGAAGCAGGGCACAGCGCCGTCTAATATGGCGATTATTGGCCGCTACGTGTTTACGCCGGAAATTTTCAATTACTTGAGTGAGCTTGAAATCGGCGCAGGCGGAGAAATTCAGCTGACGGATGCGATTGAAAAGCTGAATACGATCCAGTCTGTATACGGCTATGAAATTGACGGAAATCGCTATGATGTCGGTGAAAAGCAGGGCTTTGTGGAAACAACGATTGAATTCGCCCTCCAGCGTCCGGACCTTCGGGAAGGACTGCTTGATTATATGGAACAAAAACTGCGGGAGTATCGGAAATGA
- a CDS encoding glycosyltransferase, with the protein MKRILLAANMYPNAQFPSYGVFVQNTERILKNGGFEVDRVVLEKKTSKAAKAIGYASYYANLVRQGMSGRYDAIYVHYASHNALPLLLLKRLKPSVRIVTNVHGSDVVPEVPSQEKYQPYVKQLLEQSALIITPSHYYESLVKEKYGVQTPVAVFPSGGVNKDVFHPKERAQALSELELDPSYRYIGYVGRLDVGKGWDHYLHAIKRYVDEKPDHGTKFIAVGSGKDEAAFKELVAELGIGDVVIHYPLMKQSGLANVYNAVEAFVFPTTRKGESLGLVGLEAMACRTPIIASAIGGILDYVKPGENSWLFEPGNPEELKEALLAFDDLQQAERDRVAEAAYQTALEYEESAVQPKLISIFNQL; encoded by the coding sequence ATGAAGCGTATTTTGCTTGCCGCGAACATGTACCCGAATGCCCAGTTTCCAAGCTACGGCGTGTTCGTGCAAAACACCGAGCGCATCCTGAAAAACGGCGGTTTTGAAGTCGACCGGGTTGTGCTTGAAAAAAAGACATCAAAAGCGGCGAAAGCTATTGGCTACGCTTCGTATTATGCGAACCTCGTACGTCAAGGCATGTCCGGCCGCTATGATGCGATCTATGTGCACTATGCGTCGCACAACGCGCTGCCGCTGCTGCTTTTAAAGCGGTTAAAGCCATCCGTCCGCATTGTGACGAACGTTCACGGAAGCGACGTCGTGCCGGAAGTGCCGTCCCAGGAAAAATACCAGCCGTATGTGAAGCAGCTGCTTGAGCAGTCCGCGCTGATCATTACGCCGTCTCACTATTACGAGTCACTTGTAAAAGAAAAGTATGGCGTGCAGACACCTGTGGCTGTTTTCCCGTCCGGCGGCGTCAACAAAGACGTGTTTCATCCGAAGGAGCGGGCACAGGCGCTGTCCGAGCTCGAGCTGGATCCGTCTTACCGCTACATAGGCTATGTCGGACGTTTAGACGTCGGCAAAGGCTGGGACCATTATTTGCATGCCATAAAACGGTACGTGGATGAAAAGCCGGACCACGGAACGAAATTTATCGCAGTCGGTTCCGGCAAGGACGAAGCGGCTTTTAAAGAGCTTGTGGCCGAGCTTGGCATTGGGGATGTGGTCATCCACTATCCATTAATGAAGCAATCCGGCCTTGCCAATGTATATAATGCTGTGGAAGCCTTTGTGTTTCCGACCACGCGTAAAGGCGAAAGCCTCGGCCTTGTCGGCCTGGAAGCGATGGCGTGCCGCACGCCGATTATCGCCAGCGCGATCGGCGGCATTCTAGATTACGTGAAGCCAGGCGAAAACAGCTGGCTGTTCGAGCCGGGCAACCCGGAAGAGCTGAAAGAAGCCCTTCTTGCGTTTGACGACCTCCAGCAGGCCGAACGCGACCGAGTCGCCGAAGCTGCGTATCAGACGGCGCTTGAATACGAAGAATCTGCTGTTCAGCCTAAACTGATTTCAATTTTTAACCAATTGTAA